A genomic stretch from Erwinia sp. E_sp_B01_1 includes:
- the iraP gene encoding anti-adapter protein IraP, producing the protein MKNLIAELLVRLAEKEEESKELVAQVEALEIVVTALLRKLDSAQLQQISESITTAMDTATANSADTINPQDTVMLENYIQRLLLHPRQ; encoded by the coding sequence ATGAAAAATCTCATTGCAGAGCTGCTGGTCAGACTGGCAGAAAAAGAAGAAGAGTCCAAAGAATTAGTGGCTCAGGTTGAGGCGCTGGAAATTGTGGTTACCGCCCTGTTGAGAAAACTGGACAGTGCTCAGCTTCAGCAAATCTCAGAAAGCATTACCACTGCAATGGACACGGCCACGGCTAACAGTGCCGATACTATTAATCCCCAGGACACCGTTATGCTGGAGAATTATATTCAGCGACTGCTGCTTCATCCCCGCCAGTAA
- a CDS encoding I78 family peptidase inhibitor has protein sequence MKLYGIAIITALVTLSGCQTATKNGGASAPVDPEMDRCGASHYQQYVGKPMSSVDNARFDHPVRAIPYNSAVTMDFNLNRLNFMGDAQGNITRAYCG, from the coding sequence ATGAAACTCTATGGAATTGCCATTATCACCGCGCTGGTTACGCTATCCGGATGCCAGACGGCGACAAAAAATGGGGGCGCTTCCGCCCCGGTGGATCCTGAGATGGACAGGTGTGGCGCTTCTCACTATCAGCAGTACGTCGGCAAGCCGATGTCCTCTGTAGACAACGCGCGTTTTGACCATCCCGTCCGGGCAATCCCGTACAATTCTGCGGTCACTATGGATTTCAATCTGAACCGCCTGAACTTTATGGGTGATGCGCAGGGCAATATTACTCGTGCCTATTGCGGATAA
- a CDS encoding multidrug efflux MFS transporter, giving the protein MESWKVNLISVWFGCLFTGLAISQIIPFLPLYVEQLGVTDPSSLTLWSGLIFSVTFMVSAIVSPMWGSLADRKGRKLMLLRASLGMGVVIFLQAFVTDVWQLFLLRALMGLTSGYIPNAMALVATQVPRERSGWAMSMVSTAQICGVIMGPLMGGFLADWVGLRAVFLITSALLMTSFLITLFLIKEGAQTRVKKEDNLTGSMVFRSLANPGLIISLFLTTLVIQLCNGSISPILTLFVRELEPDVQNIAFISGVVAAIPGVSALMSAPKLGKLGDRIGAERILITALILTFVLFMAMSWAGSAFQLGVLRFLLGFAEGAMMPAVQTLLLRYSSDRVTGRIFGYNQSFMYLGNVVGPLIGSGVSAIGGFRWVFAATAVVVLINTFQLIISWRNRKRPKAEQG; this is encoded by the coding sequence ATGGAATCCTGGAAGGTTAACCTCATCTCAGTCTGGTTCGGCTGCCTCTTTACCGGCCTCGCCATCAGTCAGATCATTCCTTTTCTGCCGCTCTATGTAGAGCAATTAGGGGTAACCGATCCCAGCTCGTTAACGCTCTGGTCCGGGTTAATCTTCAGCGTCACTTTTATGGTTTCCGCCATCGTTTCGCCGATGTGGGGCAGCCTGGCCGATCGTAAAGGGCGCAAGCTGATGCTGCTGCGTGCTTCGCTGGGCATGGGCGTGGTCATTTTTCTACAGGCTTTTGTCACCGATGTCTGGCAACTTTTCCTGCTACGCGCCCTGATGGGGCTAACCTCAGGCTATATTCCTAACGCTATGGCGCTGGTGGCTACTCAGGTGCCGCGGGAACGCAGCGGGTGGGCAATGAGTATGGTCAGCACCGCCCAAATCTGCGGGGTGATTATGGGGCCCCTGATGGGAGGCTTCCTCGCTGACTGGGTCGGGCTGCGTGCTGTTTTCCTGATTACCTCCGCTTTGCTGATGACCAGTTTTCTGATCACCCTGTTTTTGATTAAAGAGGGTGCTCAGACGCGCGTGAAGAAAGAGGATAATCTGACCGGCAGCATGGTATTCCGTTCGTTAGCAAACCCCGGCCTGATTATCAGCCTGTTTTTAACGACGCTGGTTATCCAGCTCTGTAACGGCTCCATCAGCCCGATTCTGACGCTGTTTGTCCGTGAGCTGGAACCGGATGTGCAGAATATTGCTTTTATCAGCGGTGTGGTGGCAGCAATTCCAGGTGTTTCTGCCCTGATGTCGGCGCCGAAGCTGGGTAAGCTGGGCGATCGTATCGGGGCTGAACGCATTTTGATTACCGCGCTGATACTGACTTTCGTGCTGTTTATGGCGATGTCCTGGGCTGGCAGCGCTTTCCAGCTTGGCGTTTTGCGCTTTCTTCTGGGGTTTGCTGAAGGGGCAATGATGCCAGCGGTTCAGACCCTGTTGTTACGCTATTCCAGCGACAGAGTCACCGGAAGGATCTTCGGCTATAACCAGTCATTTATGTATCTGGGCAATGTGGTGGGCCCCCTGATTGGTTCTGGCGTGTCGGCCATCGGCGGTTTCCGCTGGGTATTTGCCGCCACCGCAGTGGTGGTGCTGATAAACACCTTTCAACTGATTATCAGCTGGCGTAACCGGAAACGGCCGAAGGCTGAACAGGGCTGA
- a CDS encoding ABC transporter substrate-binding protein — MKTLVPSIIALALAGSFTAHAATPPDTLVIAQSIDDASSFDPAEGFELTSVQAFTNLYQRLVQSDPQNPTDLKPTLAASWQPGSDNRSLTFTLRDGAKFASGNAVRPEDVIFSLSRVVKLNLDPSFILTQLGWDKENVDGQLKKIDDTHVQISWTADVSPTYVLSLLAAPVSSIVDEKTAMANAKNGDFGNKWLAINSAGSGPYQIRKYIPHEVVLLSANPTSPGGAPKLKNVLIKNVPEPAARRLLLEQGDADIARNLGADQMAALKNKAGVKPMAIPMASLYYMQFNIEANPVLKNPALWEASRYLFDYHGIADDLLKGQFQVHQAFLPEGFLGALNDNPYRYDPEKAKAILKKAGLTNVSFKLSVSNQPPYLDIAQALQASFAKGGIKVELIPGLSSEVATSVKAHKYEATLNAWGADYFDPNTNAAAFAYNPEDGSKTLAWRSNWHIPELNKQTLAATAESDKAKRVELYQNMQREVQKNSPYVVGLQARNLIALRDNLKGYVQGINPDMVYYSQVSK, encoded by the coding sequence ATGAAAACTTTAGTTCCTTCAATAATCGCCCTCGCGCTGGCCGGTTCTTTTACCGCCCACGCTGCCACGCCACCGGATACGCTGGTGATTGCCCAGTCTATCGATGATGCCAGCAGCTTCGACCCGGCTGAGGGTTTTGAACTGACCTCGGTGCAGGCGTTTACCAACCTGTATCAGCGTCTGGTCCAGTCCGACCCACAGAACCCGACCGATCTGAAACCGACGCTTGCTGCCTCCTGGCAGCCAGGCAGCGATAACCGCAGCCTGACTTTCACCCTGCGTGATGGGGCAAAGTTTGCTTCAGGCAATGCCGTACGCCCGGAAGATGTGATCTTCTCGCTGAGCCGCGTGGTGAAGCTGAACCTCGATCCCTCTTTCATCCTGACGCAACTGGGCTGGGACAAAGAGAATGTCGACGGGCAGCTTAAGAAGATTGATGACACCCATGTGCAGATCAGCTGGACGGCTGATGTCAGCCCGACTTACGTATTGAGCCTGCTCGCCGCGCCGGTTTCCTCGATTGTTGATGAAAAAACCGCCATGGCCAACGCCAAAAACGGTGACTTCGGCAATAAATGGCTGGCGATTAACTCCGCTGGCAGCGGCCCGTACCAGATCCGCAAATATATTCCACATGAAGTGGTGCTGCTCTCCGCTAACCCGACCTCTCCGGGTGGCGCGCCCAAACTGAAAAATGTACTGATCAAAAACGTGCCTGAACCGGCTGCCCGCCGTCTGCTGCTGGAGCAGGGAGACGCGGATATTGCCCGTAATCTGGGTGCCGATCAGATGGCCGCGCTGAAAAACAAAGCTGGCGTGAAGCCGATGGCGATCCCGATGGCTTCGTTGTATTACATGCAATTTAATATTGAAGCGAATCCTGTGCTGAAAAATCCGGCGCTGTGGGAAGCTTCGCGCTACCTGTTCGACTACCACGGGATTGCCGACGATTTGCTGAAAGGCCAGTTCCAGGTTCATCAGGCGTTCCTGCCGGAAGGTTTCCTGGGTGCGCTGAACGACAATCCTTACCGCTACGATCCGGAGAAGGCGAAAGCCATTCTGAAAAAAGCCGGTCTGACTAACGTCAGCTTCAAGCTGAGCGTCAGCAACCAGCCTCCTTACCTGGATATTGCTCAGGCTTTACAGGCCAGCTTCGCCAAAGGCGGCATCAAAGTTGAATTGATCCCCGGTCTGAGCAGCGAAGTTGCCACTTCGGTGAAAGCGCACAAATATGAAGCCACGCTGAACGCCTGGGGAGCGGACTATTTTGATCCCAACACCAACGCCGCAGCCTTTGCCTATAACCCGGAAGACGGCAGCAAAACGCTGGCATGGCGTTCAAACTGGCATATTCCAGAGCTGAATAAGCAGACGCTGGCCGCCACCGCTGAAAGTGATAAAGCCAAACGTGTGGAGCTCTATCAGAACATGCAGCGTGAGGTTCAGAAGAACTCGCCTTACGTGGTCGGTTTGCAGGCGCGTAACCTGATTGCGCTGCGCGATAACCTGAAAGGATATGTCCAGGGAATTAACCCGGATATGGTTTACTACAGCCAGGTCAGTAAGTAA
- a CDS encoding FAD-dependent oxidoreductase translates to MSYQNAIVLQDLPELKPVRVPVGETGIILIREQETVKAFQGKCPHSGAPLEQGAILKGRLVCPWHKANFDISDGSVCEPLALSDLTRYPVRIENGMVQVDPDPLPPLYAFSADQQEPVFVILGTGAAGAAAAWTLRREGFRGKLVLVDRESEAPYDRTVLTKFVPAGKMKISEVPPLLKDDFSPYAERKQADVERLDTRQQQLHFADGSTLNYDKLLIASGGIPQRPDLEGKALSGVHVLRSIEQADTLLNEVDSSKQLVIIGNSFIGMELASALRSRDIKVQVIARNPLPFKAQFGEEIARYFRDLHEEQGVEFIEGDVAELKADGGHVSAVELKSGKVIPADSVLLATGVAPGTSFIHDIPLNEDGSLTTSATLEVASNVWGAGDIATFPTPAGEMRIEHYRVAQQQGRVAAKNMLGLKDEFDRVPFFWTAQFGTRYEYLGHAEEWDDYQLYGSLKEQKFVALYGQKGQLAAVASCGLYTFTADLVLRMQEPMTMQEAAALAKEALS, encoded by the coding sequence GTGAGCTATCAGAATGCCATTGTGCTACAGGATCTACCCGAACTTAAGCCTGTCAGAGTGCCGGTGGGTGAAACCGGTATTATTTTGATTCGTGAACAGGAAACGGTGAAAGCGTTTCAGGGAAAATGCCCCCATTCAGGCGCGCCGCTGGAGCAGGGCGCCATTCTCAAAGGCCGGCTGGTTTGTCCGTGGCATAAGGCCAATTTCGATATCAGTGACGGCAGCGTCTGTGAGCCTTTAGCCCTGAGCGATTTAACCCGTTACCCGGTCAGGATTGAGAACGGCATGGTGCAGGTGGATCCCGACCCTCTGCCACCTCTTTACGCCTTTTCAGCCGACCAGCAGGAGCCGGTCTTTGTGATCCTGGGCACGGGCGCCGCGGGCGCGGCGGCGGCATGGACATTACGCCGGGAGGGCTTCAGAGGTAAGTTAGTGCTGGTGGACAGAGAAAGTGAAGCCCCCTACGATCGTACTGTGTTAACAAAATTCGTGCCTGCCGGGAAGATGAAAATCAGCGAAGTTCCGCCGCTGCTGAAGGACGATTTTTCGCCCTATGCTGAACGCAAGCAGGCAGATGTGGAACGGCTGGACACCAGGCAGCAGCAGCTCCATTTTGCCGATGGATCGACGCTGAATTATGACAAGCTGTTGATCGCGAGCGGCGGCATTCCACAACGCCCGGATCTGGAAGGCAAAGCGCTGTCCGGCGTGCATGTTCTGCGCAGTATTGAGCAGGCCGATACGCTGTTGAACGAGGTGGATAGCAGCAAACAGCTGGTGATAATCGGAAACAGTTTTATCGGCATGGAACTGGCTTCGGCTTTACGATCCCGTGATATTAAAGTTCAGGTGATTGCACGTAATCCACTGCCATTCAAAGCGCAGTTTGGCGAAGAGATTGCTCGCTATTTCCGTGACTTACATGAAGAGCAGGGCGTGGAGTTCATTGAGGGGGACGTTGCTGAACTCAAAGCGGACGGTGGTCATGTCAGTGCCGTTGAGCTTAAAAGTGGAAAAGTCATTCCGGCTGACAGCGTGCTGCTGGCCACCGGCGTGGCGCCAGGCACCTCCTTTATTCACGATATTCCGCTTAATGAAGATGGCAGCCTGACCACCAGCGCAACGCTGGAAGTGGCCAGCAATGTCTGGGGAGCCGGAGATATCGCCACCTTCCCAACCCCCGCCGGTGAGATGAGAATTGAGCACTACCGCGTAGCACAGCAGCAGGGCCGGGTGGCGGCGAAAAATATGTTGGGGCTGAAGGATGAATTTGACCGGGTTCCCTTCTTCTGGACAGCGCAGTTCGGCACCCGTTATGAGTATTTAGGCCATGCAGAAGAGTGGGATGACTATCAGCTTTACGGCTCGCTAAAGGAGCAGAAGTTTGTCGCATTGTACGGGCAGAAAGGGCAGCTTGCCGCAGTAGCCTCCTGTGGACTCTATACTTTCACGGCCGATCTGGTGTTGAGAATGCAGGAGCCCATGACGATGCAGGAAGCGGCTGCATTAGCGAAAGAAGCGCTGAGTTAA
- a CDS encoding EAL domain-containing protein — MRFPPVASPLPAAEGHKTTFFTRRILISLSLLLSFVMLMAMLMVIGIAWRQNQDSIRQESFLLHNAWKDSRQSILTDIRDYAFWGEAWNRLHLTVDSVWAFDQQNFGPGLYSEYHYEGVFVVDGEGRTRYAVINGKLSDLPLESWLGIHAVPLIKHARALAGDESGMTQNAMIGSTPAIVAAAPISTGKVPGLGTMPGPPSVMVFVNLFTPEKLKAFGISVGVENARIPNGAEDAFKSPLLNEDVPDDSPIVIRWDSLQPGGNLLFFLLPMLFGVAIIIGLAARRVIKQAMNNAVLSDERFTQLIQSQRELAASESRFRDVAETASDWIWETNAQGILTYLSQRFAAVTHFDVAHLLGKSIDEVLRHDDQRVSDWIFQQRADGLRHALRCYSVTALGATRICSLIANPVTRNGQIIGYRGTVSDITLEVEAQAKIHYLSQHDALTGLPNRLYMSEFLLSRLQAQPTLERPLVLISLDLDNFKPINDTWGHAAGDCVLNEVSHRLRSVLKAGDLVSRQGGDEFILIVSGLAGEEEISACCRELLQEIRRPFSLGQHDAFIGASLGIALAPKDAMQADELLRLADIALYKSKHEGRNRWTWYTPEMAEQLIHRREMERNLRKAIVGDELRLFYQPRYDLQKGQVEGAEALLRWEHPPTGLIMPDRFIPLAEETGLIIDISTWVLNRACSDAMSWPEPMYVSVNISPVEFRSGLLPSRVAAALNNSGLPAGRLELEITENITLENPQSALKVMQALKLLGVRLTVDDFGAGCSSLGYLKTFPFDGMKMDRSYMNGFPHSPQALSIVEGIIGLGKAFSLTVTAEGIETREQLQELQAIACEEGQGYYLGRPMPVERFRLLLNEPLKPE, encoded by the coding sequence ATGAGATTTCCACCTGTAGCCAGCCCACTGCCTGCCGCTGAGGGCCACAAAACAACCTTTTTTACCCGAAGGATACTGATCTCTTTATCCCTGTTGCTGAGTTTCGTGATGCTGATGGCGATGCTGATGGTCATCGGGATTGCCTGGCGACAGAATCAGGACTCGATCAGACAGGAATCCTTTCTGCTGCACAATGCCTGGAAAGACAGCCGCCAGAGCATCCTGACCGACATCCGGGATTATGCTTTTTGGGGCGAGGCCTGGAATCGTCTGCATCTGACTGTGGATTCCGTCTGGGCTTTCGATCAGCAAAATTTCGGCCCCGGTCTTTACAGCGAATACCACTATGAAGGGGTGTTTGTGGTGGATGGCGAGGGCCGCACCCGTTATGCGGTCATTAACGGCAAACTCTCCGACTTACCCCTGGAAAGCTGGCTGGGGATCCACGCCGTTCCCCTGATCAAGCACGCCAGAGCGCTGGCCGGTGACGAAAGTGGCATGACGCAGAACGCGATGATTGGTTCTACGCCGGCTATCGTTGCCGCCGCCCCTATTTCAACCGGAAAAGTCCCCGGACTGGGGACCATGCCTGGCCCACCGTCGGTGATGGTATTTGTGAATCTTTTCACGCCGGAGAAGCTGAAGGCCTTTGGCATCAGCGTTGGCGTGGAGAATGCCCGCATCCCCAACGGTGCCGAAGATGCTTTTAAATCCCCGTTGCTGAACGAAGATGTGCCGGATGATTCACCGATTGTGATCCGCTGGGACTCATTGCAGCCCGGCGGCAATCTGTTATTTTTCCTGCTGCCTATGCTGTTTGGCGTGGCGATCATTATCGGGCTGGCGGCGCGCAGGGTAATTAAGCAGGCGATGAATAATGCTGTGCTGTCTGATGAGCGTTTCACGCAGCTGATTCAAAGCCAGCGCGAACTGGCTGCCAGTGAGTCCCGTTTCCGCGATGTGGCTGAAACCGCCTCGGACTGGATTTGGGAAACCAATGCGCAGGGGATCCTGACCTATCTCTCGCAGCGGTTTGCTGCGGTGACGCATTTTGACGTCGCGCATCTGCTGGGGAAATCCATTGATGAAGTGTTGCGGCATGATGACCAGAGGGTTTCTGACTGGATATTTCAGCAGCGTGCAGATGGATTGCGGCACGCGCTGCGCTGCTATTCCGTTACCGCATTAGGGGCGACCAGAATCTGTAGCCTGATAGCGAATCCCGTTACCCGGAATGGGCAAATTATCGGCTATCGTGGCACGGTGTCCGATATTACGCTGGAGGTTGAAGCCCAGGCGAAAATCCATTATCTCTCCCAGCATGACGCGTTGACCGGGCTGCCTAACCGGTTATACATGAGTGAATTCCTGTTAAGCCGGCTTCAGGCACAGCCTACACTGGAGCGTCCTCTGGTTTTGATCAGTCTGGATCTTGATAACTTCAAGCCGATCAACGACACCTGGGGCCATGCCGCGGGGGACTGCGTGTTGAATGAAGTTTCCCATCGTCTCAGAAGCGTCCTGAAAGCCGGGGATCTGGTCTCACGGCAGGGGGGCGATGAATTTATCCTGATCGTCTCCGGGCTGGCCGGGGAAGAGGAGATATCGGCCTGTTGTCGCGAACTCCTGCAGGAGATCCGCCGTCCCTTCAGCCTGGGTCAGCACGATGCCTTTATCGGCGCAAGCCTGGGGATCGCCCTGGCACCGAAAGATGCGATGCAGGCCGATGAATTGCTGAGACTGGCAGATATAGCGCTGTATAAATCCAAACATGAAGGGCGAAACCGCTGGACCTGGTATACGCCGGAAATGGCTGAGCAGCTGATACACCGGCGTGAGATGGAAAGGAATCTGCGCAAAGCCATTGTCGGGGACGAGCTGCGGCTCTTCTATCAGCCGCGCTATGACCTGCAAAAAGGCCAGGTGGAAGGGGCCGAAGCGCTGCTCCGCTGGGAGCATCCACCGACCGGTTTGATTATGCCGGACAGGTTTATTCCTCTGGCGGAAGAGACCGGGCTGATTATTGATATCAGTACCTGGGTACTGAACCGCGCCTGTTCTGATGCGATGAGCTGGCCTGAACCTATGTATGTTTCAGTGAATATTTCACCGGTTGAGTTCCGCAGCGGCCTGCTACCGAGCCGGGTGGCTGCGGCCCTGAACAACAGCGGGCTGCCTGCCGGACGGCTGGAGCTGGAAATTACCGAAAATATTACGCTGGAAAATCCGCAGAGTGCGCTGAAAGTGATGCAGGCGCTTAAACTTCTCGGCGTCCGGCTGACGGTAGATGACTTTGGGGCTGGCTGTTCCTCGCTGGGTTACCTGAAAACGTTCCCCTTCGATGGGATGAAGATGGATCGCTCTTATATGAACGGCTTCCCGCACTCGCCCCAGGCATTGTCCATCGTGGAAGGGATTATTGGCCTGGGCAAGGCTTTCTCGCTGACCGTGACTGCGGAAGGAATTGAAACCCGCGAGCAGTTGCAGGAATTGCAGGCTATTGCCTGTGAGGAAGGGCAGGGATATTACCTTGGCCGACCGATGCCGGTTGAGCGGTTCCGGCTGCTGTTGAATGAGCCTCTGAAGCCGGAATAA
- a CDS encoding CPBP family intramembrane glutamic endopeptidase, with translation MNNHADRVTCTLLCAGMCLVWYSITVMVSALPGYPTLRANGLLMPLLCALEFSALVPLYLWYGRRYSNIPFGNVKLRQVLVFGLLLLGLIVSQSFYLQQESWTSGQFGGGKSTILLFSLAVVLLAPVFEEILFRGFILQGLLLWAPRQRFACALLTSISFAAMHTQYAHLQTLIALIALSLLLCYARLLSGGLRLPVLLHMLNNLIGVSPWLWLAVTQ, from the coding sequence ATGAATAATCATGCTGACAGAGTGACCTGCACGCTGCTGTGTGCGGGGATGTGTCTTGTCTGGTACAGCATTACTGTGATGGTCAGCGCGCTGCCGGGTTATCCGACACTGCGGGCAAATGGCCTGTTGATGCCGCTGCTTTGTGCGCTGGAGTTTTCCGCTCTGGTACCGCTCTATCTCTGGTATGGGCGACGCTACAGCAATATCCCTTTCGGTAATGTGAAGCTCCGTCAGGTGCTGGTGTTCGGCCTGCTGCTGCTGGGTCTGATTGTTTCGCAATCCTTTTACCTGCAACAGGAGAGCTGGACCAGCGGCCAGTTTGGCGGAGGTAAAAGCACCATCCTGCTCTTCTCGCTGGCCGTGGTACTGCTCGCCCCGGTGTTTGAGGAGATTCTGTTTCGGGGGTTTATCCTGCAGGGGCTCCTGCTCTGGGCGCCCCGACAGCGTTTCGCCTGCGCGCTGTTAACCTCAATCAGTTTTGCAGCTATGCATACGCAATATGCTCACCTCCAGACGCTCATCGCCCTTATCGCCCTCTCGCTGCTACTCTGTTATGCAAGGCTGTTGTCAGGTGGCCTCAGACTGCCAGTCTTACTGCATATGCTGAATAACCTGATCGGCGTCTCCCCCTGGCTCTGGCTGGCTGTAACGCAATGA
- a CDS encoding PsiF family protein has translation MKLKYLIAAGMLSLLACSYAGAAEKIAQQQKMTLCNQQAGDKALKGDERKTFMSSCLKKENSMGNMSPQQMKMKTCNTQAGDKMLKGDERKTFMSSCLKKS, from the coding sequence ATGAAGCTGAAATATCTGATCGCGGCGGGCATGCTCTCGCTGCTGGCCTGTAGCTACGCCGGTGCAGCAGAAAAAATCGCCCAGCAGCAAAAAATGACCCTGTGTAATCAACAGGCAGGAGATAAAGCGTTAAAAGGCGATGAACGCAAAACGTTTATGAGCAGTTGCCTTAAGAAAGAGAACAGCATGGGCAACATGTCGCCGCAACAAATGAAAATGAAAACCTGTAATACCCAAGCTGGCGATAAAATGCTGAAAGGGGATGAACGTAAAACCTTTATGAGCAGTTGCCTGAAAAAAAGCTGA
- a CDS encoding biofilm development regulator YmgB/AriR family protein → MGHYSPSAGRAITDYFNSPAFHAPKESELLAAIMTELMRSGRPTNSKVIIATVIAKLEGEVDEALLQGYRNLLTQLLEEKET, encoded by the coding sequence ATGGGACATTACTCACCCAGCGCAGGTCGCGCTATTACTGACTATTTTAACAGCCCCGCTTTTCACGCGCCAAAAGAGAGTGAATTACTGGCGGCGATTATGACCGAGTTAATGCGTAGCGGCAGGCCCACCAACAGCAAGGTGATTATCGCCACGGTTATCGCCAAACTGGAAGGAGAGGTCGATGAAGCTCTGCTGCAGGGTTACCGAAATCTGCTGACGCAATTACTGGAAGAAAAAGAGACATGA
- a CDS encoding ABC transporter permease has product MTVSVAQAGSARLFWLRSSRLLIGIASLAVTLLGLLAFTFMLSHLSPVDPVLQIAGDHASESTYAQVRHDLGLDQSLPVQFWQYLVHLAHGDLGISRLTNQSVTGDLLRTFPATIELATCAMIFGAVAGIALALLAAWKPGSVLDNLARLLSLLGYSVPVFWLGLLGLLLFYAVLHWSAGPGRLDDIWVYTLEPKTGLVLVDSWLSGDPEMFRNAIAHLWLPVVVLGLLAMAGITRLLRAALLEESSKEYVTLARAKGASRGRILLLHVFPNVRGTLITVLALSYATLLEGSVLTETVFAWPGVGRYMTTALFASDTPAILGSTLLIGGCFITLNALADALTWLTDPRTR; this is encoded by the coding sequence ATGACGGTTTCTGTTGCTCAAGCCGGGTCAGCCCGGCTTTTTTGGTTACGAAGTAGCCGCCTGCTCATCGGGATAGCGTCACTCGCGGTGACGCTGCTCGGCCTGCTGGCCTTCACCTTTATGCTCTCGCATCTTTCGCCTGTGGATCCGGTTTTGCAGATTGCAGGCGATCACGCCAGTGAGTCCACCTATGCCCAGGTCCGCCACGATTTGGGGCTGGATCAGTCGCTGCCCGTGCAGTTCTGGCAATATCTGGTGCACCTGGCGCACGGCGATTTGGGTATCTCCCGGCTGACGAATCAATCCGTTACTGGCGATCTGTTGCGCACCTTCCCGGCGACCATTGAGCTGGCGACCTGCGCGATGATTTTTGGTGCGGTAGCGGGCATTGCGCTGGCGCTGCTGGCGGCCTGGAAACCCGGTAGCGTGCTGGATAACCTCGCCCGCCTGCTCTCCCTGCTGGGCTATTCAGTGCCGGTGTTCTGGCTGGGCCTGCTGGGGCTGCTGCTGTTTTATGCCGTGCTCCACTGGTCGGCAGGGCCGGGACGGCTGGATGATATCTGGGTCTATACCCTGGAACCTAAAACCGGGCTGGTGCTGGTCGATAGCTGGCTCTCTGGCGATCCTGAGATGTTTCGTAATGCCATTGCGCATCTCTGGTTACCCGTGGTGGTGCTGGGCCTGCTGGCGATGGCCGGAATTACGCGCCTGCTGCGTGCGGCGCTGCTGGAAGAGAGCAGCAAAGAGTACGTCACCCTGGCGCGAGCCAAAGGGGCCAGCCGGGGGCGGATCCTTCTGCTTCATGTCTTCCCTAACGTGCGCGGCACGCTGATTACCGTGCTGGCGCTCTCTTATGCCACGCTGCTTGAAGGGTCGGTACTGACCGAAACGGTCTTCGCCTGGCCGGGCGTGGGACGTTATATGACGACCGCCCTGTTTGCTTCCGATACGCCTGCCATTCTGGGGTCAACGCTGCTGATTGGCGGCTGCTTTATCACCCTGAATGCCCTGGCGGATGCTTTAACCTGGCTCACCGATCCGAGAACCCGATGA
- the cspA gene encoding RNA chaperone/antiterminator CspA, with protein sequence MSNKMTGLVKWFNAEKGFGFISPTDGSKDVFVHFSAIQNGGFKTLEEGQKVEFSIENGQKGPAAANVTAL encoded by the coding sequence ATGTCTAACAAAATGACTGGTTTAGTAAAATGGTTCAACGCTGAGAAAGGTTTCGGCTTCATCTCCCCAACCGACGGCAGCAAAGACGTATTCGTACACTTCTCTGCAATCCAGAACGGCGGCTTCAAGACGCTGGAAGAAGGTCAGAAAGTTGAGTTCTCTATCGAAAACGGCCAGAAAGGCCCAGCAGCTGCTAACGTAACTGCTCTGTAA